Genomic segment of Eretmochelys imbricata isolate rEreImb1 chromosome 11, rEreImb1.hap1, whole genome shotgun sequence:
GCAGCGAGCCCGCGCGCTCGGCGGTTGCCGGGCGAACGAACGAACGAacggcccctcccccgctaaACCCTGGGCACTGCTGCGACGCGGGGTGTCTCGAGCCGGCTTGCGTGTGGGGCGTTACTGGCCGCTGGCCCGCGCGGGCTGCgggcctgcccccactcccgAACGGCCGTTGAGCCCGTTGCCCCGTCAGGGTGGAAGCCCGAGGGTAATAAccccagagccacctggccgccgTGCCGCTCCCCCGTCCCGGCCTGCGCCGCTGGTGGTTGCGGGATGGATGGGGGAACCTCTGCAGCGTGTGTAGTGTCCTTGTGATCCGGCTGCAGGGAAAGCTGGTCTTCGCTGTGACATTAGCTCGGATATTGTCTCCAGCGCCAATCCCAGCCACAAGCAAAAGTCCTTAACGCCGGTGTGGGGGTAACTCTCGCTGGCCCGGCCCCTTGGGTGTCATGCACCAGGGCAGTGGTACTGTGGACATAGGCGTCTGAGGCCTGGGCAGTGTGGCCATTCTCATTTGAGCCCGGCTAACCTGTGAGCAGCCATGAGTGTCTTCTGCAGGGAAGGCCTAGCCAAGTGACTTGTTAAGCTGTAAGTTATTTCTCACACAACTTCTGTTATACCTGGTACATTACAAAAATCAATTCGTTTTCCTATTGGAATGTGTTCTTTTCGATAGGTATGTGCCCTCTCAGGCTGACATTGCCGTTTTTGAAGCACTGTCTACGCCGCCTCCTGCTGACTTGTTCCATGCTCTCCGCTGGTACAACCACATTAAGTCATATGAAAAGCAAAAGGCAAGGTATGCTGAACTTAATGCACCAGACACCAATTTATATTTATAGGAGAGTAGTTAAACATCATAAGCTTTGCAgtttccatttgatttttttgaacAAAGTCTGTTGTGTTTCGTTGGGATTGTAGCCAGCAGTTTACCTAGCTTTTTGTCTTAAAGTTTGTTTGAGCCTCTTTGCTTTTGAAAAGTGTATGCTTGATAGCTCTGAACAAGGGAGTTCTTTATTTATCCATAGAACTAGTACAGTGCAGGCAGGAGTGTAAACCTTCCACACTGTCTTGCTAATGCACCTCAGTTCTGATCTAAATGTCAAGAAGCTAATTCTGTCTTCATGCCCACTCAGTTGTTGGGATGGCTGCTTAAACTTCAACAAGGCACCATTTGTGGTGATGCTTTTATGTAgactgtggttctcaacccaccGGCTGCTTGTGGCCTCATCAGCACACAGTTGCGGCCCACATAAAAACAGTGAGAGCTGCAGATGCATCCCACAgcggtaaataggttgagaaccattggtgtAGCCCCTGAGCTCTAGGAGTTAGAATGACACTGACCTCATGTAGATTATCAGAATAGTAATTTAAAGTTGATACCACCTGGGCTAGATTTGAACCATACCCCAATACAAATCCCATACAATCAAGCCCCTGTAGATTTAAATTTGAAACTTGTATACGTACACAGCTTCTTTTTTTTGCCCAAAGTGTAGCTTGAGATAGGAATACTAATAAACAAAATGATCGACTATATATTGGGAGCCCTTTCATTCAAACAATCGTCCTGAAAgcttaaacaaaattaaatagtGACCTGCAAAGaggcctgaaaataagggggaaatGTGAAAGCAAAtctattcttttctcttttagtgaatttagtgctcatgaaagttgCCGTATTGACAgccatggagactgaagtcctctagaAAAGGTACAGCATAGGTAGTGTCAGTGTACGCACCTTCACACTGCCTCACCATTGTGCCTCTACCCTGTTCTGGGGGGAGCCTCCTGTAGACTTGAGTGGTTCAGTCTCCTGACCTTTGGCTTTTTTGATGCTACCACTGATTTATACCACTTATGGTGGTTTCTCTACTTGGAACTAGACTGAAGTTGTAAACTTACTTCACAAAGCTCATGAAAAATTCTGACATGGTAACTACATCTAACTAGTGCCAGTCTAACCAAATTCAAAGCAGAAGTGAATATAGAAGAGTGTAATCACTAAGGCTAGTATTCTGTCACTGCAGTTCATAAGAAATAGCAGTCtaataaaaatgcaaatagtCACAAATAGAAATAAAAGCTTAAAATAACAGACCACACTCTTATGGCTTTGGTAGCCACCATTAGAAAAAAGACAGCACAAAGTAAGTCCTAgttaaaagtaaacaaaatgagGTACTCTACCTTtatgagtttcagagtaacagccgtgttagtctgtattcgcaaaaagaaaaggagtacttgtggcaccttagagactaaccaatttatttgagcatgagctttcgtgagctacagctcacttcatcagatgcataccgtggaaactgcagcagactttatatatacacagagaatatgaaacaatacctcctcccaccccactgtcctgctggtaatagcttatctaaaagccatttccagcacaaatccaggttttctcaccctccacccccccacacaaattcactctcctgctggtgatagcccatccaaagtgacaactctttacacaatgtgcatgataatgaagttaggccatttcctgcacaaatccaggttctctcactccctcacccccctccaaaaacccacccccatacacacacaaactcactctcctgctgctcatccaaactggccactctccaagtttaaatccaagttaaaccagaacatcgggggggggggggtaggaaaaaacaagaggaaataggctaccccccccgatgttctggtttaacttggatttaaacttggagagtggccagtttggatgagctattaccagcaggagagtgagtttgtgtgtgtatgggggtgggtttttggaggggggtgagggagtgagagaacctggatttgtgcaggaaatggcctaacttcattatcatgcacattgtgtaaagagttgtcactttggatgggctatcaccagcaggagagtgaatttgtgtgggggggtggagggtgagaaaacctggatttgtgctggaaatggcttttagataagctattaccagcaggacagtggggtgggaggaggtattgtttcatattctctgtgtatatataaagtctgctgcagtttccacggtatgcatctgatgaagtgagctgtagctcacgaaagctcatgctcaaataaattggttagtctctaaggtgccacaagtatttatGAGGAGGCTGTGGAAAACTGTAGGCTGaagtgtatatatattttcaagCAGTAGATGGAGCTATTTGACATGTCTGGGATCAGAAGTACAGTACTTAGTCCCAAACAGGTTCTGTTGATTCTTCTGAAATAACATACAAACCTGCTTATGGTTATATGTTAGGTATTAGAAAAGCTAATTCTCAAACAGCTCCATAGCTTTTAGCACTCACTAAAACACCAAAATCACAGAATTAATTACTCTGTGACAAAGCTAGCTTTACTCATCACCATGCCTACTGAGCGGCTGTTAATCCTCCACCAAAAGCAAAGGTTTTCAAGGAAGCATTTGGGTGGAAAGTAGGGAACTTTACTTTGTTAAAGAGACACAGTATATTGTTAATTATAACTTGTTTCAACAACCACTAATCTTTCTCTGAGGATATATTCTGTAACATCTCTGCACAttgaaaagaaaagcaaaacttATCAAAGCACCCAAGGGCAACATTCCAGACAAGTACTTCATTTTGGTTGGCTGCTGCTAAGTGGTATACTGTAGGAAATGCTGTTAGCAAGGACAAAAACAGTATGCCATTTAGCTGCCTATGCACGTGGGATTCACTATAATAATTGTCAGTTTATCATGCTGTGCTGTGAGTGCGCTTTTGGGATTGTTCTGGTGTTTCACTTTTGAAACTCTAGTGTACTTCATTGCTACCACAAGTAATTGTTACTGTAGGTTCACTGATCTTAAAAATGTTAGTATCTGAAATTAGGAGTATATTCATTTTAAACTAATATTATTTTGCCACTTCTTTAGTTTGCCAGGAGTAAAGAAGGCTTTGGGGAAATATGGTCCTGCTGATGTTGAAGACTCCACAGGTGCAACCACAGACAGCAAAGATGATGATGACATTGATCTCTTTGGATCTGATGAGGAGGAGGTACTGAGATATTTTTTCTTAAGAAATAGATTTGTgaatttttggggtttttttgtttttaaaagatcatAATTTGATTGAAATACTCCAGAAATTTATTATCAGAGCCCTGAAATGTATCTGACTTTGCATGATAAACAGGAAAGAACCTGTGAGGAGATAAATAGCTAATGGGGTACTGACAAACATATTACTGTAATAGGTATGAACTCTACTGGAGCAGTAGTAAAAATTAAACTGAGGAAAAGCATTTTACTCATGGAAATTTGCATAGGAAATGAGGGGAAATCTCTTGTAAGCTGTTGACCTGATCTGTAAAGGACTCTGGTCttcagagtgatttttttttacatggttTAAACTTCTGAagtagaaagcatttttcataTGTCCATTGGATCAACAGGAATGTCCATGGGCAAGACTAAATATAGAGTAAAATTTTCAGTAacctaaatgacttaggcacttagaaatCTGTCTCAGATGCTcatgaaaattttacccatagtcTGCCAAGTGCTCAGTACCATTCCATTCTCATGCTAGTAATATTTTTGTTCTAAGGATGCAGAAACATTTTTAGGTGACAGAAGCAACGAAGGAATCTTACTACAAAGTTCTAGTAAACTTTTAATGGGCTTATTAAAGCAACAACTTAAGATCACATTTAAGTTAAATTGTTTTCCTATTCTGTTGGAGTattagaaaaaatgcttaaatgatAAGTACAGACCCCACTCTTGTGTATTGCAAGCTATGCTCAGCCTTTGTTACATAAAGATGGTAGGAGTTCTGTGAACTTCTAGCAAGTTTGCATGAAGTGCCTATTTTTAACTGACTGGTTACATGATGAATAAAACCAAATCACCATCTTTCGGCTGATCTTGTGATGATTTGTTTTTATCTGACTAAAAGCCAGTCTACTTTTATTAATAGTGGATAAAGAATGTCTGTCTTTGCCTTGTTGTGaatctgttttttctctttcaggAAAGTGAAGAATCAAAGAGACTGAGAGAAGAGCGTCTTGCTCAGTATGAATCTAAGAAGTCCAAAAGTATGTCCGGTAGCTTTTTTTAATAGCCTGTTCTATGCACTTGAGTTGCAATATGCATGGGAGACAGGAAAATCCCTTCCTACCCTCCCAAATTATTAGCTGGAGTAAATATGATTTGCTTCGATCAAGTACATTTGAAATAGTACAGTTTCTCACTATGTTGTGATAGAGCACTTTTATCACAAGCAGGCTTTAGTCACTGCTTTGAGACTCCTGTGTCAATAATGAGATGTGACTTGAGTTTGGGATTTGCTTCTAAAGATAGAAATGCAGAGGTTAGGTTCTCCATTAATGGCTGGATATGCATCTACTTTAGACACTATCAGGATAACATAATTGTAGGAAGGAAGATTAGAAATCAACCTTTTATTTTCATATTGCAACCTAATCATTTCAGTGTAGGATTCCACAGTTACTGGTCTGGAACTGTTCTGAAATGTAGCAGTTGCAGTATTCCATCTGTGGGAAATAAACCGTTACACTGTGTCATGCTCCTTTTCAGGTCAGCTGAAAAGGACTTTCTGTGTAACAGACAAGATGACAACTTTGATACAAATTTGATGACAAATTTGATGCAGATTTCTGAGTAAACTTGGCCTGATGGCACAATGACTTCCTATAACAGAAGCTGGAAGTACATGTGTCTTTTAACATTATGCTAATTTACTggaaattttgtaaaaaaaaaaaaaaaaaaaaaattatgacaaCAAATCTTGATACAAGAGATTTTCCACGTAAGACTGGAAAGAGTAAAGCCTTCTGCATTGACGGATTCATACATTAAAGCATTATTGTTCATCTGTTTTGACTGTTATTTTGCTGCTGCATTTTGTATAGGTTTGCAAACAGCTTTTATGAAATGCCTTATAGCCTGGGAAATGTCCAGGATatcttaattttaatttattcttGCTTCATAATGCCTTCTCTTTTCTCCCTCAccatctttttgctttttttagaaCCAACTCTTATTGCCAAATCATCCATCTTACTGGATGTGAAACCCTGGGATGATGAGACGGACATGGCCAAATTGGAGGAGTGTGTCCGAAGCATTCAGGCAGATGGCTTAGTCTGGGGATCTTGTAAGTAGGAGATAAACAAGAATGTGAGAGCAAGGGGATGGTaatacagttgtgtgtgtgtttaaaaaaacaaaaaaaacatgcTGCATTCAGAGAGATACTTCAAGGCATAACTTCATGGTATGTAGAAAAAATACAGATACTAATACATAGTATGTTATGGACCCATAGTAGCCTTTATATAGATCACTGGTGTCTTAAAAATAGACAACTAGATCACTGTCCAAAATGTAGATTAGTCTAGTTTGATTTGAGAACTTAATAATTTGTGGATTGCAGTGCTACTAT
This window contains:
- the EEF1B2 gene encoding elongation factor 1-beta, whose amino-acid sequence is MGFGNLRSAAGLRLLNDFLADKSYIEGYVPSQADIAVFEALSTPPPADLFHALRWYNHIKSYEKQKASLPGVKKALGKYGPADVEDSTGATTDSKDDDDIDLFGSDEEEESEESKRLREERLAQYESKKSKKPTLIAKSSILLDVKPWDDETDMAKLEECVRSIQADGLVWGSSKLVPVGYGIKKLQIQCVVEDDKVGTDMLEEKITAFEDYVQSMDVAAFNKI